Below is a genomic region from candidate division SR1 bacterium Aalborg_AAW-1.
TATATATAATTATATCTTTTACATGTAATAGTGTAAAATACGCTTGTAATTATAAAGTTATTTTAGTATATAAAGTAATTGCAAATTGTTGCAGGATATTTTATTATATATTATATGAGTTTATGAATAGTACAGAATTATTGAATGCTCTCAATTGGAGGTATGCTACCAAATCTTTTGATAAGGAGAAAAAGCTTGATGCTAATCAGCTCGATACCCTTTTGGAATCTTTGAGATTATCGCCATCAAGCTTTGGTTTACAAGGACGAGGATTTGTTGTTGTAGAAAATCCAGAGCTTAGACAACAGCTCCTTCCTTACGCACGAAATCAGCCACAAGTAGTCGATTCATCTCATCTTATTGTTTTATGTCGTAGAACTGATGTAGATGCTGATTTCGTCAATCGTTATTTTGAAGATATAGCTCACACAAGAAATATAGATATCTCTGCATTAGATGGATATAAAAATATGGTATTAGGTTCTGTAGAAGGGAAATCAAAAGAAGATTTGGCTATTTGGTTAAGTAAACAGACCTATATTGCTCAATGAGTACTCCTTACTACATGTGCACTACTTGGTATTGATGCTTGTCCTATGGAATGATTTGATAGTGCAAAATTTGATGAAATATTAGGACTATTTGATTATAATCTTGCATCGTGTGTTATTACTCCTGTAGGATTTAGATCATCAGATGATGGATACTCTCATGCTCCGAAAGTAAGATTTGCAAAAGAAGATCTTATTGTTATAAAATAATTTTACTCTTTATTATGATAATATCTATGATATCAAAACAAACATTTATTGCAAAACTTCAAAATGAAGTGCGTATTATAAAACACCTTGCTTCTAAAGCTACTACACCAGAATTATTACATTTTAGATTGTCAGATAATCAGAGAACTACTGCTCAATGGTTAGCATATATTGCATTAGTGGGAGTTGCTGGTGCGAAAGATATTCTTAGTGATGATGCGTCAGGATTTGAAACTTTTATGGATGATATGGATAATTTTGATGTAAATAATTTTGATACAATCTTTGATAAAAATGTAGCTGATATGATAGCTATTATTAACGCTGTATCTGATGAAAAATTACATGAAGAAAAAACAATGTTTGGTAGATTCACTGATACAAGAGCGGGACATCTTATGACTTCTGTATATAATTGGCATGTAGCATATAAGACTCAAATATTTTTACAACTCAAAGCAGCAGGACTCAAAGATCTGGGTACGATGAACCTTTGGGGTGGTATGGATGCTCCAGTGAAAGAATCATCACAATAGAAAATGCTATATATCGTTCATACTATGAACAATAGTGTAGTATAAAATATTTAATAATGTTTACATAGTATAGAGAACGATATTTATTTAACCTTATATCATAATAGATGGATACTATTCTTTTTCAAATTCCTATCATATGATCTGAACAATATAGTGATGTGGTGGTACTTTGATGAAAAAGTTTGGATATTGCGATTCAAAAAAAATCAGGAGAATTATGGTTTAATTTGGGGTGATATGATGATCTTTCTTATCCTCAGTCTGAAAGGGATTTATCCACTATGAGTAGAATAGCAAAAGTATTTTCTGAAAGTATAGTTTCTTATATTGATGTTCTTCCTAGTGTCTCATGAATACTGTTGAAAGAAGCTATACAGATTATCAGAATTGATAATTATAGATTATAGTATAAGAAATAATATAAAATAAACCTTATCCATTGGATAAGGTTTTTATATTGATAGTATCTGTCGTTAATTGAATTAATTTAAAATTTTAATCAGTCATTATGAGTGAGATTGTGCAAAATGTGCAAGTTCTTCTACTTTTTTAGAAAGAGCTGCACCATTTTTAGTGACAGAATATCTAATTTTGAGAGGTTTAGTAGAAGTCACATTTCTTAGGATATATCATGCTTCTACGCCTTCATCAAGTCTTTCAGTAAGAATTCTTGAATTGATGTTATCCAGTTTTTTTTGGATTTGAGTAAAAGAAAGTTCTTCATGTTCTCCAAGCACCTTGATAAGGATAATCATCCATTTCTTCCCAAGAAAGTTGAAGAGTTTGCTAATAGGGCATGCATCAGCTGAGATAGTTTTCATACTGTATATAATAAAGAATAAATAGTACAACAACTTGTTTTTCTAAAGCTATGTATAATTATCTTACGTAATAATGCAAGCTTTAGTCTTTGGTGAGGGTACTATATTTCTTTTTATGAGAATCTGGTTGTTCTACTGCATAAGTAATATCCTTATATCCATCAGTAACTTCTCTCGACATATTTACTAGTGAAGAGATATCCATGTCTCCTACATTACCTTTCACAATATAGGGCGCAATATGGTTGAGAATATCATCACGATAGCTTGAAACTTCACGAATAGTTTCAGATAATGATTGTGTATCATCATATGAAGTTCAATCAATAATACTATAGACTCCTTTGTTGATAGCAATGATATGATCTATCATTTCATAGGCAATAATAGAAAGTTTTTTATCAAGCGAATTTTTAACTGTTTGAATATTCTCTCTTACATTTTCAGTTGCTTTACAAGCATTGCTAAGACTGATAAATTGTTTTTGTAAAAGCATGAGTTTCTGACGATTAGCAGCGTCGAGATCAGAAAGTGAGAGTTGGTTAATATAAGCAAATACAGTATCAAGTTGTTCTTTGATTTCTTGATACAGTTCTCTGTGTTGTTCATTATCAAATTTTATCATATTGTTGAGCACTGCGGCGTTAGGTTCTTGATTCCTAATACGATGAGTATCGATACCCCAAATACTTGATATATACTCTAATACTTGTCCGATGAGATACTTTTTGTCAGTTTCTAAGGCATTGATTGAAAGGGTTGCCATATCGTCATCGTACTTTGTTTGTTCTTTATGAAGAGGATGTTGAATGATTTGTAGTGGATAGATTTCTTCTTTTTCAGGAATGACTCGTTGAATAAGTTTCGTAAATAAACCTAAAAATGGAATAAAAGCAATTGATGTAATGAGATTAAAAACGAAATTGATAATTGCATTACCGATAACAGGATTCTCTTTAAAGCCCAGAACGTCCAACGTCAACCAAATAAATGGATAGAAGAGAATAATACCAATAATAACCGTAATAATATTAAATAAGAGATTGGCAATTCCTATTTGTCTTTTTGCTGTCGTTCCAGAGAATGAAGCAATCAATGCGGTAAAGCTTGTTCCAATATTTGCTCAAAGAATGATAGCAAAACCAGCTTCGAAGGTGATAATACCACTACTAAGCGCAGCAAGAGTCATCACTCCTACAGCACCACTTGATTGGACCATAGCAGTTACAATCATACCTATAAGTCCAAAAATCCAAATACTCATATCTTTGTATTGTTCGAAGTTGAAGACTTGAGACATAACTTCTACATTTTCTTTCAAAAAATCGATTCCTAAGAAAAAAAGACCAAATCAGATAAGTAGTTTTGCCCAATATCCTCGATATTTTTTTCCTGACAGGATCATGATAATACCACCAATAGCAATAAGGGGTAGCGCAAACATTGAAATTTTAAATTCTCAAAACCCCAAATATCCTACGATGAGTCCTGTTGCTGTTGATCAGATGTTTGCTCCTACGAGAACTCCCACAGCATTCACCAATTTCATCATACCAGCACTGACGAATCCAAGAGTGAGAAGAGAAACTAAGGTGCTACTGTTTAATATTCCTGTTACGATAGTTCCTACTAATGTTGCTTTCCATCATTTGTCAGTATATTGTTGGAGAATTTGACTCAACTTGGGTCACCCTAGTTTCTTGAGTGATTCTTCAAACATCTCCATTCCAAAACGTATCATACCAAGTCACGCAAAGAGTATCCATCGATTCATTAATAATGAGCAATTAGCAATTAAAAATTAGTAATTATTTATATAATACCAAAAAAAATAATTCTGACAAGAGAACATTGTTTTAGATAGTATATTAAAGTTTACTTGTTGTTATTTCACGATTTAATAAAAAATTCTCTCAATACTTAGAGAATCTTGTCTGAGATGCTATAGCGTATTATGCATTAATCTTATCTTCAATGGTATGAATATTAGATGGTGTATTTGCTTTCAGTTTCTTATAGACATATGCTTGAGCAAGAGAAACTGTAGGAATAGCCCATAGAAGTCCAACTCCAAGAGCAAGCGCTCCTAGTAAGATGATTCCAGCATAAGCAAACCCTATTCCAAATATTTGCCAGAAATTGTTTTTTGTAGCTGCCCAACTTGCTTTAATACTATCGATAGCACCGTATCATTCTGCAATATAGTACTGGAATAACGATAATCTTGTTGCGATCCAGATACCAGGAAGGATAAGAGCTATAATACCTGCAATAACAGCTAATCCTACAAGAATTCCACCTCCAATGAGACGAGCTACTCTAATCCATGGACTAGAAGTAAGGATGCTATATTCCGGTTTTTTATCTTCAAGGATTTGAAGATTGGCTTTTACTAGTCCAAGTCCAAGCCAAGCACCTACGACACCACTAATAATAGAGAGAATGTTGATGATTATCGCCCAAACTCCAACTGGTTGTACAGAAGGCATATTTGTCATTGGGTCAGTGATCATTTGCGTTGCTCCTGGGATTTGTTGGATGATCCAAGTGATGAGTGTTTCTACAGCACCAGGAATCATAGTAATAAGAAGTAATACAACAACTGTTTTGAAGTATTTTTTAACAAGACCCCATGCAGTTGAAAGTACTTCTTTAATAACAAATGTGTGTGATGAAGGAATAATTTCTGACATATGCGATATAGATATAATATAAAAACTTAATCACATACTATCGATCTTGTTTTACTATTGCAAGTGTATTTTGATTTGCAAGTTCGAACAGTAAACGATATCATAGTACTACTATTTATTTGATGATAAACAGAATGAAAGATCATATCTACGCAGTTCATTGTTGGATTAAAGGATGAGGCGCACTCAATGTCTTAGAAGCACTTCTTCATAAAAAAATACGTAACTGACAGTCAGTGGGTGCAATTTTTACGTTGTATTCAGATAGAGATTGGTTGAGTATACAGAGAGAAGATAAGGATAAGAGAGGAAGTAGAGAATGTATCCAGATTCCTATTATTACTGCTTTACCACAACGACTCAATAAGCTTTTTCGTTGGGCTGATGTTAAGAAACCTCCACTTATTACTTATTTTCTCGATTATCGTAATCTGATGCCGTTTTTCCCTCAGTTGATGAAATTGTTATCTCATAAACTTATCCGTACATTGAAACAACAGGATGCTGATATTTTGATTTCATCGTATGCCGTAGCAAAAAATATTGATGTTCCAGAGTGAATATTCAAAGAAATCTATTTTCATCAACCTATGCATTATATTCGGCCTCTCTATGAAGAATACGTGGGATATATGAAGTGATGGAAGAGACGACTCTATAAAAAAATAACGCCAATACTTCGTCGTCGAGATAGTCAATCGAGAAGCTATGATATTATCTATGCGAATAGTGAAAGTACGAAACAACAAATTCAAAAAATTTATTTTCCAGAACAACAACTAGATATTCAAGTGATACATCCACCGATTGATGAAGCATTTTTTTATGAACCTGTTGTAACAGTGCCAGACAACTATTTTTTCTATATCAATCGTTTGACAAAGATGTTTAAGCATTTGGATAAAATTATTCATCTGTGTAATGAATATAAGATACCTCTCATTATCGCTGGGGATGGTCCTGATAAGATAGAACTTATGAAAATGGCTGGACCAACGATTACGTTTGTGGGATGGGTGAGTGATGAACAGACGAAAATATCATTGATGAAAAAATCGAGATGAGTTATTAATATTGCTCATGAAAGTTTTGGAATTGTGACTGCGGAAGCATTATTACTTGGAGTTCCTATTTTCTGATACAACGGAGGAGCGACACCAGAACTCGTCGATGAACAGAGTGGATTGTTAGTTAACTCTTTAGAAAAACAAGAACTTTCTGACCAGTTTAGAAAATTTTTAGCTCAAGAGTTTGATCGTAAAGCTATTCAAGGCAGAGCGAGACAAAGATTTAGTGAAGGACAGAAGTTCTGGAATTAATCAGTTTCGTCCAACTGTGTAGTTGTGATTTCTTCTAAATTGGCTTTCTCGATATCATTCTCTTGTTGTAAAGCATCTGCTATGTTCTGTTGATAAGATACTTCTTGCCACCAATAAGCATTTTGTGCAGAGTGAGGACTATTCTGCATGTCAAGATTAGGATTTTGTATTGTTCAGATTTGTTCGTTCATAGGAGATAAGAATAGAGATAATAAAAGAATAATATAATATGTAAATTTATAATAAGTGATGAAGAGAAAAGAGGAAATTATGTTGTAAAAGGTTGGTAATAGTTTTTTTGTAATTGTCATCATCAGGATCGTATCCATAATATCTTACCATATTACTTTTTTTATGAATTGCAATGATGAATATTCTGGGTTCTATAGATCAATTCTTGCTGCGATTAAAGAGTTTATATTTTTCGTCTTCTTTACCAATATCTGATAGAGTATATCAACGAAGTATATTTTTTGCATAGTTTTCTATGGTATCTACTGTAATATGTGGTCAATCATGAAAATAAGACAAACTTTCTTTTTCTATCCCTAACTCTTTTAATTCTTTAGTGATGATTTGGGGAGTAATAGATTGTAATAACTCATTGTCATCTAACAGGAGTGTGATATCTTTTGTTTTATTTATGATGGTTTTCCAGTTTGCTTTGTGATGATGAGCATCTTCTAATGTAATGATAAGATTATAAGGAATTGTTTCTTTTTCTTCTTTAATATCTATAAGCCAATTTATTATAGAATCTGTATAGATGTTGTTTACGCCGACTTCTAATGCAGCTAGTGCAAGTTTTTCTTTAAATGTTTTTTCATCTTTTATGTCAGAATGAAATGGTTCTAAAAAAAGTTCTAAAAGATGCTGATTATAACGATTATAATATTTATCATCAGTTCATTGTGGATTGAGTTTGGTTATGGTATTATAGAGAGTAGGATATCAGTTCATTGTGTTATTTATAGGAAAAATATCTATCTACTTTTGATGATAATTATTTTATATAAAAAGTCAAATATTTCTTATGATACGCTTGAAATAGTATTCTTCTTTGCTATTATTACATTACTATTGTTTTATTTATAATGAGTATGTACTTATGAAATTATTTGATGATATGCTTCAGTGGATTCGTTCTTGGACTATGAAGTCAAAAGAAGATGGTATTGTAGTATGAAAATCAGTACCAGCTGTCCCATCTCAAGTTACAAAACCTGAATGAACTCTTATGAGTTATGGTCAGATGACTGTTTTTTGGGTGATTGGTGCGTTGATAGCGTATGTAGCGTATTTGGTTTTTAATTCTCTTTCTTTGATTTATCTTGTATTGACGGGATTACTTATTTCTGTAGCTATAGAATCATTTATTATAAAATGACAAAAATATTTGAAAAATAGATGAATTTCTATTGCACTTATGTATTTGTTTTTAGTTGTATTTATGCTTGCTGGAGTGGTAATTATTCTACCTTTTTTACTGAAACAATTATCGTCTATTATTTCAATGATTATTAGTGAAATTTCATTGATGGGACAAAAGATTTCTAGTATGGGTATAACTGCCTATGTTGAATCATTGAATTGGATACCAGGAATGATAAAAAATTACCTTCTTGATTCTTTGGGATCAAATACATCAGAACTCCAAACAACTATTATGCAAAATATTTCTACATTGGTGTCTACAGGAAGTAGTTATGCTAGTAATATTGGTGGAATGGCATTATCCTTTGTATGATCTCTGTTTACTATACTGTGACAAATTGCTCTTGTGCTTACCATTGCAGTATTCTTTTCGATAGAGAAAGAACGTGTAGTACATTTTTTTGTAGATCATACATCATCATCACTCGCTCGTACTCAGTTTATGTCAGAAAAAGTAGATCTTTTCTACAAAAAAATGGGTACTTGGTTGAAAACACAACTTGCATTATGTCTCTATATTTTTATAGTGGTATATATTGCTTTGATTGTATTGTGATGGTTTGGAATGCCATTGCCAAATAGTTTTTCCTTAGCTCTTATGGCAGGATTTACAGAATTTATTCCTTATTTATGACCTATTTTGGGAGCGGTTCCTGCAGTCATTGTGGCGACTATTATTTATGGTTGGAAATGATTAATTGTAGTGAGTATTGTCTATGTTATTATTCAGCAAATAGAAAATAATGTATTAGTCCCTATGTTAATGAATAAGTCGTTAGGAGTTAGTCCACTATTGATTTTGTTGTGTGCATTGTTTTTTGGCTCTATCTTATGATTTATAGGTATATTGCTTGCTGTTCCCTTTGCTATTTTGATTACGATGGTGGTGAAGAAAGACTTTCAATAAACATATACTCAAGATTTGCGTTATAGATCAAAATTGGTATACTTGCTTATATATAATTTATTTATTATAGGAGGAGTAGTATGAACAATTCGTGGAAAGAACGAGAAAAAATATTACAAGATGATAGTAGAAAAGATTTTATTGAAAAGCGAAATAAGCAAACGAAAGATTTTGGGAAGGAAAGAATTTTTTCATTATTTCAGGAATGATATACCTTTTATAAAGAGAATCCTTCAGAGGAAAAATTTAAATTTACAGTAGGATCTATTATTGAAAAAATTAAACAACAAAAAAATAAAGTATATCTCAAGGGAACAAAGAAAAAAAGTAGAGAAGCTGCTGTAGAAATAGCGAGTTTGTTTGGTAAATTTATAAGTCTTAAACGTGATAGATGAGATGATATATTTAATGCTTTGTGATGATCTTTGGATAGAGTAAAAGCGCATTGAAGTCAAAAAAAAAATCAACAAGCATGAACACAATCTCAGCTCTGAGAAGTATTGCAACAAAATATTGTCAATAAAGCAGATAGCGATATATCTAAAGATTTAGATGATCTTTACAATGATACTCCAGAAAATTATAAATATGCACGACAGTACTATAATAACCAATAATGATTTTTGTTTTTCTATTGTTTGGTTTCTCTTTCTTGATTTTAGATAGGAATTTCCTATAGTTATAAGTATAGTTTTATATAATTTTTTTGTATGTCATCGAGAATTCGTAATTTTTGTATCATAGCCCATATAGACCATGGAAAGAGTACTCTAGCAGATCGTATGCTAGAAATTACTGGTGCTATGAAAAAAGTCGATCATGCTCAGACACTCGACACCATGGATATCGAACAAGAGCGTGGAATAACTATCAAGATGACACCAGCACGTATGCAATGGAAAGGTATTGAACTGAATTTGATTGATACCCCTGGTCATGTGGATTTTCAGTATGAAGTGTCACGTTCTCTTTCGGCAGTAGAAGGAGCGGTATTACTTATTGATGCGTCACAAGGTATCCAAGCTCAGACACTTTCAGTTCTCTATTCTGCTATTAATAGTGGACTTACGATTATCCCTGTCATGAATAAGATTGATCTTCCAGCAGCCAATCCTGAAAGAGTATCGAAAGAAATTGAACATCTTGTGGGGATACCTGCATCAGAAGTGATAGGAATTTCTGCAAAGACAGGACTCAATGTAGAATCCGTACTTGATGCTATTGTAGAAAAAATCCCACCATTTGTTGAGAATCAACTTGATGATATAGACGCAAAAGCATTGATTTTTGACTCGGTGTATGATACCTATAGAGGAGTGGTAGTGTACGTGAAAGTATTGTCGGGAAGTTATAAAATAGGAGATGTTGTTTATCTTCCACACTCAGAGAAGTCATTTACGCTCACTGAAGTGGGATATCTCACTCCGAAATACCAAAAGGATAAAGAACTTTCATCGGGTCAGATATGATATTTTTGTACCTGACAAAAATCAGTAAGAGATGCAAAAATTGGAGACACCATATTGAAAGTGAAGAGTGAAAAATTAAGAGTTAAGAGTGATTATTCACTTTTGATGCCCTATGCGGTACAAGGATTTTCAAAAGCGAAACCATTCGTCTATGCAGGAGTATATCCTATTGATACGGTAGAGTATGATAAGTTGAAGGAAGCGTTTGATAAATTATCGCTGAATGATAGCGCAATATCGTATGAACATGAAGTATCCAAAGCACTTGGTTTATGATTTCGTTGTGGATTTTTGGGTATGTTACATATGGATATTATCAAAGAAAGATTAAGTAGAGAATATGGGATTGAAACACTGTTTACTACTCCAACTGTAGCCTATTTGGTGAAAGCGAAAGGATTTGGAGATGAACGCTTTAGGTCTGGCCGTAATGTGATTGAGATGGTTGTGTCAGGGCTATTTATCCATGTAGTTAATAACTTCGCTTCAGGACTCTCTGTAGAACAATATGAAGATTATTCTGATCATCAGTTAGCTGATACCTATACCAAAGAACTCCATGATCGATTAGTAGTAAGATCAGGATCTGATATGATTACGAAGTGAGATATTGATATGATTTATGAACCTATTGCTGAAGTAGAAATTGTGGGTCCAGAAGAATATGCAGGTGCTATCATGAAATTAGTGCAAGAATATAGAGGTTCTTTACTCTCGATGGAATATTTGGATCAGACACGTGTTGTATGGAGATATGAAATGCCTATGGGTGAGATGATTGTTGATTTTTATGATAGACTCAAGTCTTCTACGAAGTGATATGCTACCCTCAATTATGAATTTAAAAAGTATCAGTATGCTGACATGGTCACGTTGGATATTCTGATCAATGGAGAGAAAGTGGAAGCGTTTAGCTTGATCGTTCATGAATCGAAAGCATATACTATTGGTTCAGATATTGTGGAAAGGCTTAAGGATCTGATTCCTAAGCATCTGTTTGCTATCCCTCTCCAAGCAGCTATCGGTACAAAAGTTATTGCAAGAGAAACAATCTCTGCTCAACGTAAAGATGTGATTGCAAAATGTTATGGATGAGACATATCCCGTAAGCGTAAACTTCTTGAAAAACAAAAAGAAGGTAAGAAAAAGATGAAAGCGATGGGTAATGTGAATGTACCAAGTGATGTCTTTATTAAAATGGTAACTAAAAACTAATCTGCTTGCGCAGATTTTTTATAAAATGTCAATTTTTCTCTTGTATTGACATATTGTATTGATTAGTATGATAGGAGTTGTTTATATTGTAGAGATATCTTATGACTCATCGCCCAACAGTATCTATTCAGTCACTATGATGAATACCAAATTTTGAAAAACAAACTTCTATTACCTGATCAGCTCATGTACTTACGTATAAGGCACTTGCAAAGAAAGTAGAACAAGAGATTAAAGTTCTCCTTGATATGGGTTCTTTTGGTGATAATAAAATAAATATAGTAGATCAGTTACAGATAGAAGGAATTGGAGATCTTTCTCAATTAGATGCTGTTATTATCTCTCATGTACACAACGATCATCTAGGTAATATCATACAATTGATTAAAGCATGATATACTGGATTGGTCTACATGTCTCATACGTCCAAAGCTATTATTCAACCTATCTTATATGATATGCTGGCATTAGCTTCAGTAGAACATGATTTGATTATATCAAAAAATACAAAATTTGGTATCAAAGCTGATAAAATGCTTTCTCTTGTCGAGTCCTATGAAAAAGATAAGCATTGATATGAAAAATCACATCACAAACATGCAAAACAGAAAAAGCAAAAAGAAGTTACTGAAGAGGAATATCTTAGAGCGAAAGAATTTTTAAAAAAGTATAATATTAACTACAATAGCGATATTGTTAAATCATACCTACCTGTTCCTGATTTGCCATTTGAGGAAGAAGATATTATACAGTTTTTATCACAAATTAGATCATTTGATAAAGAGGAGGATTATCCACTTGTAACCAAAGAATGATTAAAACTCAGAGCAAAATTCTATGAAGCTGGACATATTCCATGAGCAGTACAGACCATATTGAAGTTTGGATATGATCCTTATAATAGTGGTGCTCAGCATCAGTTATTGTATACTTGAGATCTCGGAAGACTGAAGGAACCTGAGATAGTACCAGAACCATCTCTTGTTAAGGAAAAAGTAGATCTAACACTTATGGAATCTACGTATGGTAATAGAATACATCAAGAAAGAGGTACTGATCAAGAGAGACTGATAGAAAATATAACTACAGCACAAGATCTTTTTATGCTACCAGCTTTTTCATTGGGAAGAGGTCCTGAAGTGGTAAAACTTCTGATTGATGCAATTGATATTGGTACTTTAGTGTTGTGAGAATGAGAGAAAATTTTTGTTGATGGAAAACTGACCAAAGAAATAGCAATGAGATTATTAGAAAGAGATCCACAAACATATAAATTTCTTACTCATCCCGCTATTAAATTTATTGATTCAACTCATCATAGAAAACAAATTTATGAACAAGAATGAAGAAAAATTGTTATAGCGAGTGGAGGTATGATGCAATGATGATCAAGTGTTCCTATTGCGAACAAATACATGAGTGATAAGAATGCGGTATTTTCAACTGTAGGATATCAAGCGTATGGAACATGGGGAAATTATCTCCAAAATAATAAAGGGTTAGTCTATACAGCAGATAGATTTAAGCAGATGAAAAATAAAATCTATCACCATGAATACACCATTGAGAAAATTATAAATAGAGAAGCACAAGAAGCAATTCTTATTTCTGGACAAGGTACAAAAGAATTGATAACAATTTTAGGAGATTTATATAAGCTTTTCACTACTCACAAATATCGTGAGCATATTCAACTTCAAGATGATGAATATATTTATATACCTCAAAGGTTTTGGGAAGATGAGAGAAGAGGTAGTTCTACTATTAAGAAAGCAGAAAGTTTCCTTAAAAAATATGATACAGAAGTATATCACTATTTCTATGATAAAATAAAAATTATCGATGAAGATACTGATTATGATGATGACAAGAAATATATTCCAACTTGACCAGGTATCCATATTTTTTGGGATTTGATCGGTAAGAAATATATGAATTCAAAAATGGATCATTATTCATCATTTTCGGGGCATGCTGATCGTGATGAATTGATTGCTCTTTTAGAATGAAATCGTCAGAAAAAAAATCACACTACCATATTAGTTCATGGTGAAATGCCTGCTAGAAAAGAATTGTCAGAGCATATTCAAAAAAATAGACTAATCCCAAATAAGACAATTCTTCCTGAACTCTATGATGTACTGACCTTTGATTGTGAAACTGGAAAACTTATAGAACATAAAAAAGAAGAGTAATCCCTAGAAGCTTACTTTTTTATGTATTCTTGTGAAAATTAGAGAACGAGAGACTTTATAGCTACTTTGATGGCATCAGCAAATTCTTGTGTTTCATCGGGAAGAGTAATAGTATGGATTTCTATACGTTCGATAATATCATCTTGTTCAATACTATTCACAACATCCATATCAGTCAGATCTACTACTTTTCCAAATACGGTATGTTTACCATCTAATCGAGGAGTCTCGAGAT
It encodes:
- a CDS encoding Ribonuclease; this encodes MTHRPTVSIQSLGGIPNFEKQTSITGSAHVLTYKALAKKVEQEIKVLLDMGSFGDNKINIVDQLQIEGIGDLSQLDAVIISHVHNDHLGNIIQLIKAGYTGLVYMSHTSKAIIQPILYDMLALASVEHDLIISKNTKFGIKADKMLSLVESYEKDKHGYEKSHHKHAKQKKQKEVTEEEYLRAKEFLKKYNINYNSDIVKSYLPVPDLPFEEEDIIQFLSQIRSFDKEEDYPLVTKEGLKLRAKFYEAGHIPGAVQTILKFGYDPYNSGAQHQLLYTGDLGRLKEPEIVPEPSLVKEKVDLTLMESTYGNRIHQERGTDQERLIENITTAQDLFMLPAFSLGRGPEVVKLLIDAIDIGTLVLGEGEKIFVDGKLTKEIAMRLLERDPQTYKFLTHPAIKFIDSTHHRKQIYEQEGRKIVIASGGMMQGGSSVPIANKYMSDKNAVFSTVGYQAYGTWGNYLQNNKGLVYTADRFKQMKNKIYHHEYTIEKIINREAQEAILISGQGTKELITILGDLYKLFTTHKYREHIQLQDDEYIYIPQRFWEDERRGSSTIKKAESFLKKYDTEVYHYFYDKIKIIDEDTDYDDDKKYIPTGPGIHIFWDLIGKKYMNSKMDHYSSFSGHADRDELIALLEGNRQKKNHTTILVHGEMPARKELSEHIQKNRLIPNKTILPELYDVLTFDCETGKLIEHKKEE